Genomic segment of Anguilla rostrata isolate EN2019 chromosome 13, ASM1855537v3, whole genome shotgun sequence:
TTTGGGTTTCATTATTGGGCATGAATTATTGACCACTTAGTAAAACAGTAATTTTATCTGAACCAAAGATAGAATAAAATGATGTCACCTCTGGTACTGAGTATTGATTGACTGATGATAATGTGTTCAGTTTTCAGGCATGCGAGTGTTTATACTGTGATTATaaacaataaatgtaaatttgaaaCAATGttaacaaataatgaaaaagacaaaaaaaaacagaatatcacaattaaaataatctaGTATTTCTCTACAATGATGGACTATGAAATGAGGCAAATTTATCTTTACATCTCCTACTGTCCTTTCTCTTCTCATTTGGAATTCTGCATAGTTATTCATAGGCATGTCTGATTGCTACAGCATACCGTTGATTCAGCTTGCAGCCAGCTACAGCTGCACTGACCACCAGTTTAGCTATGCAGTCATTGCTCTGGAGTGTACTACTTacgcagctggtgcaggcagagtGCATGTGTCTGATCGACCAGAGAGGTCGCTATTGCACAATTAGGTGGAACAATGCTATTGCACAACAATGCTACTGAAGTGGAGAACTATGCCAGGTGAAACCATGACTTGCTTGAGTGTCGCTAATTATGTGCTACCCTGTGGGGTTGCTTGGTTGGGATCTGATTTTGTGAGCCTTTTGAAGCCCTGAAGACAGAGAATAATGATACAATATCAATTAAATAGCATCTGTACTGTGGTAGACAACTTTGTTGAAGTGAAGCCAAAATCTGTGAACATGGGACGCATTACtgacattaacacacacaagaCTTAATATAGGGGGATTTTATAACTCACTTCATACTGGCGTTGATCTCCGAGTTAGATAACTGACTCAGTCTCATGTCAAAGTAGATATAGTGTGTAATGATTTTATGAGCCATAAGAAGAAAACTTTGTAGTTCAAATCCAACACCAGCTCCCTCTTACTTACAGAATATCATTTGACAGATTAGACTTCATTGCATACTGTATACCAAATTTGTCCAAATTAGTTTCAGCGTAATGATGGATGTTCATTCAGCTCCACAGCTCACAATATGGTAGACATGATCATGTATGTTTTATATCCAAAGGTAATTTTACTGTTGACCTTTCAGGGAGGTCAAATACACAGGTAACAAAGAAAAATAGTGCAAAATGAATACCTACTACTAGGGTACTTccgtttacatttttattctgtgatTCTTTCTAGGCccttttcataattcataatatgAATAAtctaatttcatatttcaaggTAAGGGTCCAACCCTTGGTTCTAAGGGGGCTGAAAACTCAAAGTAAGCTGCTTTCAGATCAAGTGTATATGAAATCATCTATCACTAAAACACGCTTTTTTTATCAGGTAGAACGTACATGTGTGCAAAATGATTTATCACTAGAACATGCTTAGTTTTTGATCTAGTGAATGTATAAGTATGGAATCATTTATAACTAAAACGTGCTTCATTTTTGATCTGGTTAAATGTATAAGGGTATGAAATCATTTATCATTAAAAGacaattatttgtaaatgtgtatgaAATAATATgtcaataaaatgcataatacatTGCATGTGCAgcagaataatttttttcagaacaaatTCTATGTTATGTGTCAAAATGTAATGTGCTGAATTCTACGTGTCAAAATATAATAACTTTTGTAGAAtttgtgcatgtacgtgtgtgtgtgtccaactGTATGCAcgtgaaataaattaaagaacTTACGCATACTGTAACCCTCTGTTCCAATACAAGAAAGCACAACAAGCATTTCTAGTgacttaatttttatttaaattaaatcgTTATATGAcctttaaagcattttaatctTTACGAAAAGACTACCCTTTTTCTCTGTTAAATTTGTCTCTCTTTAATCACTATTTAAACTTTTTATCATTCAtgtgaagaaaatgaaagaaattagAGCTAAGTAAATGCTACTGATAAAGCAAATCTAAGAGTCAAGATGTAAACAGAAGTCAAGGCACAAACCTTACTGCAAAAGACATGGAATGAAACgataaaaaagcaaagaatgTTAGAAAcgtacatatttaaatatcagttcaaatctgctctttctttccctGGTGTGAAGCttctttaaaacttttttttcctgttttttatttttaatttttgaaaggAATGTTATGCTGTCCTGTGCAGAGTAGAGAGCTAATATATTTACCTATCATCAGTCATGCAGGACAACATGCAGTTTTGCTAAGAATGAGGAAATTCATGTAAACGTTATAAAAAAAGCACTTTCCTTTCAACTGCTTTTCACTAACCGTGctaaagcttgtttttttattatttaaaaaataagctttACGCAATTAAAAGTTACATAAAATTTGCACATCAGATTTGAAAAGTAAAACGAATGCATTtgtataaaaaaggtttttttttttgttttttgtttttttgcctctgctaataatcaaaaaataaggaattaaaacaagaaaaaaaaaagaataaaataaaataaattgttgatTTGCGGTCATCGTccaaagaaataacaaaaaaaaaagatgaaaatacgacccccccccccctcccccttaaaaattaaatatgaaacacGCAATGGAAATACACTAatcgagagagggagaagacatGGCAGTCTGGAAATCAGCAATCGATTGTTGAAATTCTGCAGGGCTTTCCCGCCTTCTCAGTGTCTTTGCTTCCTTTATAAACGCAGATAAAAGCAGGAATCATTGTTGGCCAGTGCAGTCAGGCACCACCTGTCTGCTCTCCTTCCGTCATCAAACCTCAAAACTGTTCAAGTAATCCTGGAGGAAAGAAACAGACATGGTCACTGGTGAGTGGGAGGGACATTTCCATAATACGAATGTCTGAAGAAATAAGATGGTAAACATCAAATTAAAGGGTGAAAAGTTTCATTAGAGGAAGAGAGACGCTCCTTCAGGAATAAGGCGAGCATGGAGTATTATTCTCTTTCTTGAGTCTAAGTAATTACACCAGACCCAAATTGGAACAAAGCATTTCCCTACAGATTTAACCCAAGACAACAACAGCGAACAGATTTCAGGataataaacatacaaaacatgCGTTTAGTCATTTGCCGGAAGATCCTCTCTCTGGGATTATTTACCGACTGCAGTctgaaaacagagagggggctGGCACTGGCAGAGCACAGTGTGCATTCTGCGCTGCACCACACCTGCAGCAAGACTGACAAAGTGGGAAAAGAACAGACCGAGCTGGAAAAGAACAGACAGCCCTGAATGATACATGCTGATGAATCATAAATCTATACCACGCACACTGCACTAACAGTGTGCATGTAGCGAACAGAATCTCTTATCTTTAACCCATGCGCTATATGTCGATGcccatttgcgtgtgtgtatatgagagaaaaagagagagagagagaaagagagagagatagaaaaagaaagggaaagagagtcttattttgcattacattttaacattataaTCTGTACCTTGTGTTAGCAACCTGCTCTAGAACAGGCCACAGTCCTTCAGGTTATTCTTGATGATGACATCAGTGACGGCGTCGAAGACAAACTGCACGTTCTTGGTGTCGGTTGCACAGGTGAAATGGGTATAGATCTCCTTTGTGTCCTTCTTCTTGTTCAGGTCTTCAAACTTGGTCTGGATGTATCCCGCTGCCTCATCGTACTTATTGGCCCCTGTAAACATCAAAGGCCAAGGGGTTTTGTCTGAGTGTAAGTCTTAGCAAGAAAATGGTCACAAGGAGAAAAGAGATCATGTCACAATTCATCAAAACTCTTTTTCATCACTTTACAGCAGGTACCCTCAGGAGAGATAAccatgcacagcacagcacagctaccaCAGCTGTAAATTCTGCTTCATGAGCCTGTTTTCTGGGTGTCTTCAGGCAGTAAGCCGCATGCCTATCCAATTCAACAATACAACTCAAgcttttcagtatttttctggGATCATCTCAGATTTGTTAATCAAGCAACGCCAGCCACTGATCTGCATGTGCCCACAGAATGCAGGAACTgagagacaaaaacaacacCTCATCCTGGAATTCCCCACACATCCCTGACGGCTTCAGTTGTTACTGAACAACTTGTACAACTAGAGAGACCTTTGCCAGACTCATTAGCAGACTGAAATTGCTGCACAATGGTACAATGCAGCATCATATATTACACTGCAGTATTATGAGTACAGATCTAATCTAGGTACATTATCTCAGTGGTCCAACTGTATAACATACCCGTAATGCAGGTATAATCAAGTGTAACAGGGCACAAGTGCTCTTACAGGTATAATACCTGTACAGTATAGGTATAATAGTACCTGAGTACTCTGGGAAGCAGATGGACAGAGGGCTGCGGGTGATCTTCTCCTCAAACAGGTCCTTCTTGTTGAGGAAGAGGATAATGGAGGTTTCAGTGAACCACTTGTTATTGCAGATGCTGTCAAAGAGTTTCATGCTCTCATGCATGCGATtctacagagacagaaacagaaacagagagagagagagtcagagagagagagagagagagacagacaaagagaaagagaaagaggggggagagggagattattacattgcaatatattttaacaaatgtaaaataaataatgaatgttctTATATTTGCATTCGTGAATTCATAATTAGACACTGATTTTAAAAGTTGCATAATGAGATTTAAGATACAAAAGAAAGATCTTAAATTGTTGCACACCGCACAATGACAAAGTGGagaacataaaaatgacagaagaataGAATAGTTTAAAGTAATTAAAACCCCGGGAACTCATAGCGCTCCTAAAGCCCTTTGGTGCTGTTGTGGCCATATTGCCACATTTTTAATAACCACTGGGTGTGAAAGCTTGGCAAATCAAGACTAATATGAGTGAATAATTTGCATTCAAAGCTTTGCACTTGTGTACAGTGGAACCACAAATCAAACTACGCGTATGTGCAACATTTCCCATTTGTACAGAAGGAGCCAATGCAGTGAGTTTGAAGCCAAGGTGAATGGAGAGGTTCCATGTtttaaaactagaaataaaatggagggagagcaggTGAAAGAGTGGATGGCCCCTCCCTTACCATCTCTTCGTCCTCAGCCAGGACCAGGTCATAGGCACTCAAGGCCACGCAGAAGATGATGGCGGTCACGCCCTCGAAGCAGTGGATCCACTTCTTCCTCTCCGAGCGCTGGCCGCCCACGTCAAACATTCtgaggacaggaggagagagagaggaagacaggacaggggtgaggagagaggaggagaggagagaaggtgagaggaCAGAAAGGAAGAGCAGAGGTTACAGTTACTGTCATTACTACAGTAATGTCACCGTGGCAGCGTTACTCTGGACTCGCCTGTGCACAGCGGGACTGAAGCAGCGGTGGAGTTCATGAGGGGCAGGACACAAACAAAACTTCTGAAGgcaggagagtggagagtaACGCTGATGAGAAACAGGAGCGATGCGAGTAACGGGGAAATATCCCTTTCTCTGCTCGCCCGAACCCGAACCAAAGCAAACACAGAGATGCGTGGAGGAAAATGTGTGcggcagagaggggagaagacGACGTGAAGTCACAAATCAAATCGGTCTTCTCCAGTCTCGTACGCGCTGAAATCGTTTGATGTCTACCCTGAGATGAAAGCTAATGCGAGAAAAGTAGACAATGCTTCACAGATGCTCGGCGGGGATGAAAGACAGCACTGCTCTGAGACGGACGCCATTAGATGAATTAAGCGCCGAGACTCAGACAGCGAAGGTCTACAGTGACCAGAGACAGGGCGCTAACcaaggaggatgaggatgggtGGCGAGAGAGAGTCTAGCCATCGCCATAGCAGAGAGGCTGCGTTTTTACGCCCTGCTCCTGTGTCACACAGCAGTCGCAGGTGGACTCCGGTGGGAAACTCGACGTTCTGTGTGGCATTCCGTGACATCCGTCACATGACTGCATTGCCATGGTTACAGCTCACAGGAAGACAGGGGAGAAAGCATGAAGGCAGTTTAGCATGGACCCGCCCCCTCCATGCATAATTCATTAAGGCCTGTGTGCTCGGCAGGCAGCAGACTGCTCCGGTAGACGCTGATGTTCCAGGGCTGGACAGAATTACGGCTCGTATGGAGAGACTAAGCGGTGGGGAAGCAGAGGGGAGCTGATCGCACGCTGTTTTTTCTGTCATCTGATTGGACAGTTACACCACACCTGGCGCTTGTTTCTCGCTGCACGTAAGGATAGCAGCTCAAGCCCTACTTTCTCCAAATCCCAGCAGAACAGCTATCATGCCGTGCCAGTTCTCTCCACTGTCACCTGCCCTGAGCGCATTGGGAGCACAACAGCCATAGCACCCCATGCATTATAGCCTGAAAGTGCCCTTCAAAGTGCACTCCACTTAAAAACAACTACAACCCAGAATTAAATTCAGAGTACCTTACAATATCAAATAATATTTCACCACTCATTATAGCCCTGCACTGGCTTTCAAAGGGGCTTTAATTTGTCTTGCAAGACAAGAACGATGTGCTAGAATGCAACTCTCTCATtattcacacagagacacagagtaaTGCTGTGGCTTGACCACTAAAGGCACTCACTACAATATGGGACCTAGCTTAGACTGGGCTGTGTCATCATACTACAAATGACCAGATGTCCACAGCAGGACACAACCGGTTTAAATCCACCAGGAGTATGGGAGTGCATTTCAAAAAttccgaggggggggggatgaaaaaCCTCACCCACTGAAAACATCAAAATGGCAGTTATTATAAGGGTTGGTTCCATGCCAATGGATTTTCAAATAGCACTTCAAATCACCGTTTGAGAAAAAATGCTCCAGCACAGTTTCAAAGTAACCATTCAAagcattacaatgaaaaaagttttcccAGAGCAGTATTGAAAATGTAACAAAGGGTAAAGCCAGTAATCTTGATTTCCATttgaatcagtttttttttttcttcctgaggTCTGTTTCGCGGGCAAACTTAGCCTTCTAGCACTTtgagaaattaattaatcagaGAGCTGAGAGTCCAGCTGGGGCTGCTTTGCTTGATCTGCATCTCTGAAGACTTTGCTTCAGTGGATGGGTTTGACCTGAGAACCTTCTCTTGCTGACGATCACAAATCGTGCAGCTGATTCTTTCAAAGGGTGCAGATACAACTGAAGCTATAACTCAAAAGAAGCGTAGATGGATGACTGCCAATTTTAATGGCAGACTTGCCTCTCTCAGCACTGCTTCCTgacagtgacctctgacctcttcatgacccctgaccctcaGAGCCTGCACCAAACTCagagtgtgatgtgtgatgttgTCAGGAAGTAGTCATTGACAGGGTTACTCAGAGAGGTTAAAAACAGGCTGTGTGTTATACATTTATTGTTGTCAATCCGGAACTTTGAACCATGTTTGCAATGGCTAGTTTACTTCAGGAAACAGCCCCCGTCCTAATTAATGGTtaaaagagacaaagaaagatcacaaaaaaaagatgcagattTAAAGATTTAGTCTAAGATCCATCGGTTTCAGGCACACCACACCTCCCAAGACTGAGCAAATTCTTCAGTCGAAATAAGAAGCTTTTCACTTCAAAGACTAAAGAATGTTGCTAGCTTATAGCTTTAAAAGTATGCGCACACAGCTTCCCCCCATTACTAAAGTAAACCCCTCATATTAACTTTTCAGTTCACTTATAACGAGCATCTCCACCGCACACAGCCTGCTCCCCACACTTGCCTAAGAAGATCACAGCTGAGCAGGACCAGCGTGAATGCTCTGAGGCTAGAGAAATGTCTGCCTACGCATTAGCCTGGGAGGTGTGATGTGGTGGTCTGATTTAatgtccgcacacacacacacacacacacacacaaacactgaaaccACTCACTTGAAGTGCAGATCCTTGAAGGTGAAGTGAGTCTCCACAATGCCAGTGGTCTTGACCCGAGTACGCAGCACATCCTGCTGGGTGGGGATGTAGTCTGCTTTAGATATCCTGTCCAAGTCGTTCAGGTAACTGAGGGAGAAGAGATATACATACATAGGGATCAAACACAACACCTGAgagtgtatattatatatatatacacacaagtatgtgtgtgtgccgccgccccccccgatGAAAGTCGTATTTGCTTGTGATTCTCCTCCCTATTCCCAGAAgtaaacatacacataaaaaacaaGGCACAACGATGAATGAACGTCATCGCCCAATGAAAGATAAGATACCAAACAACTTGGAAAATACCAATCTTTACGTTCGCAAAATGACAGTTAAATTACATCGAGCTGAGGCCATGCAATTGCTCCCGTCTAAAGAGAAGACCAATTGCATTATCTGGAGATGGAAGGATGGCATGC
This window contains:
- the gnai2a gene encoding guanine nucleotide-binding protein G(i) subunit alpha-2a — translated: MGCTVSQEDKAAAERSKMIDKNLREDGEKAAREVKLLLLGAGESGKSTIVKQMKIIHEDGYSEEECKQYRAVVYSNTIQSIMAIIKAMSNLNIEYEEPARSDDARQLFSLSAAAEEQGMLPDDLAKVIHRLWADSGVQGCFTRAREYQLNDSAAYYLNDLDRISKADYIPTQQDVLRTRVKTTGIVETHFTFKDLHFKMFDVGGQRSERKKWIHCFEGVTAIIFCVALSAYDLVLAEDEEMNRMHESMKLFDSICNNKWFTETSIILFLNKKDLFEEKITRSPLSICFPEYSGANKYDEAAGYIQTKFEDLNKKKDTKEIYTHFTCATDTKNVQFVFDAVTDVIIKNNLKDCGLF